A part of Acidimicrobiia bacterium genomic DNA contains:
- the carB gene encoding carbamoyl-phosphate synthase large subunit, which yields MPRRDDLHTILIIGSGPIVIGQACEFDYSGTQACRVLKDEGYRVVLVNSNPATIMTDPEFADATYVEPLDVPSLTRVVEKERPDAILPTLGGQTALNLAVALDEAGVLERFGVELIGASIDAIHTAEDRSRFKAAMTEIGLKVPRSGLAYSLGEALQVGAEVGYPLIVRPSFILGGGGTGIAHDEDELREVAGRGLAASPVSEILLEHSIAGWKEYELEVMRDHADNVVVVCSIENVDPMGVHTGDSVTVAPAQTLTDVEYQRMRDAAFLCIRRIGVDTGGSNIQFAVNPADGEMVVIEMNPRVSRSSALASKATGFPIAKIAARLAVGYRLDEITNDITGETPASFEPTIDYVVTKFPRWAFEKLPGAVPVLGTMMQSVGEAMAIGRTFPESLQKAVRSLETGRAGLNCDPGEAAYDALSDDELVRAAAVATPERLFQVEAALRRFVPVERVYDATRIDPWFLDQILQIVEERDRLAALDVDRMTRADWRRAKRFGFSDTQLAYLWHTDAGRVRDARLDAGVGVTYKTVDTCAAEFAARTPYHYGTYEDEDELAPLDKQAVVILGSGPNRIGQGVEFDYCCVHAAFALRDAGFETVMVNCNPETVSTDYDTSDRLFFEPLTAEDVRAVCESLDRAGMTGGGSVAGVIVSLGGQTPLKLAHGLDAAGIRVLGTAADSIDLAEDRERFNALCEHLGIPQPDGGTATSSDEAREIATRIGYPVLVRPSYVLGGRAMQIVYDDDGLDTAMAELGAAGSLGREGGLSAERPALIDRFLEDAIEVDVDALRDATGDVVIGGIMEHIEEAGVHSGDSACAIPPPTLPPAVLNTIEEHTRALADALDVRGLLNVQYAVKDGRVYVIEANPRASRTVPFVSKATGVPLAKAAARVMAGATLAELRDDGVLHPPAGGGHIAVKEAVLPFNRFPQVDTVLGPEMRSTGEVMGIDRSFGLAFAKSQAGAGNQLPDRGTVFLSLADRDKPEGLRAARRFAELGFSLAATAGTAAALQGAGIPVESVVAKVGEPVGVDAVELISSGKVDLVVNTPRGRTQRADGAHIRQAATVHRVAYVTTVAAALAAAAGIAEATTQEPTVRALQEYHGDGQLRLEV from the coding sequence ATGCCGAGAAGAGACGACCTGCACACGATCCTCATCATCGGCAGCGGCCCGATCGTCATCGGGCAGGCGTGCGAGTTCGACTACTCGGGGACGCAGGCGTGCCGAGTCCTGAAGGACGAGGGCTACCGCGTCGTGCTGGTCAACTCGAACCCGGCGACGATCATGACGGACCCGGAGTTCGCGGACGCGACGTATGTCGAGCCGCTCGACGTGCCGTCGCTGACGCGCGTCGTCGAGAAGGAGCGCCCCGACGCGATCCTGCCGACGCTGGGCGGCCAGACCGCGCTCAACCTCGCGGTCGCGCTCGACGAGGCGGGTGTGCTCGAGCGGTTCGGCGTCGAGCTCATCGGTGCGAGCATCGACGCGATCCACACCGCGGAGGACCGGTCGCGCTTCAAGGCCGCGATGACGGAGATCGGGCTCAAGGTGCCGCGCTCCGGTCTCGCGTACAGCCTCGGCGAGGCCCTGCAGGTCGGCGCGGAGGTCGGCTACCCGCTGATCGTGCGCCCGTCGTTCATCCTCGGCGGCGGCGGGACGGGCATCGCGCACGACGAGGACGAGCTGCGCGAGGTCGCAGGACGCGGCCTCGCCGCGAGCCCCGTCTCCGAGATCCTGCTCGAGCACTCCATCGCGGGGTGGAAGGAGTACGAGCTCGAGGTGATGCGCGACCACGCCGACAACGTGGTCGTCGTCTGCTCGATCGAGAACGTCGACCCGATGGGCGTGCACACGGGCGACTCGGTGACGGTCGCGCCCGCGCAGACCCTCACCGACGTCGAGTACCAGCGGATGCGCGATGCCGCGTTTCTGTGCATCCGCCGCATCGGTGTCGACACCGGTGGGTCCAACATCCAGTTCGCGGTGAACCCCGCGGACGGCGAGATGGTCGTCATCGAGATGAACCCGCGTGTCTCGCGCTCGAGCGCGCTCGCGAGCAAGGCGACGGGCTTCCCGATCGCGAAGATCGCGGCGCGCCTCGCGGTCGGGTACCGGCTCGACGAGATCACCAACGACATCACCGGTGAGACGCCCGCGAGCTTCGAGCCGACGATCGACTACGTCGTCACGAAGTTCCCGCGCTGGGCGTTCGAGAAGCTGCCCGGTGCCGTGCCCGTCCTCGGCACGATGATGCAGTCGGTCGGCGAGGCGATGGCGATCGGCCGCACGTTCCCCGAGTCGCTGCAGAAGGCGGTGCGGTCGCTGGAGACGGGCCGGGCCGGCCTGAACTGCGACCCCGGCGAGGCCGCGTACGACGCGCTCTCGGACGACGAGCTCGTGCGCGCGGCGGCGGTCGCGACGCCCGAGCGGCTGTTCCAGGTCGAGGCCGCGCTCCGCCGGTTCGTCCCCGTGGAGCGCGTCTACGACGCCACCCGCATCGACCCGTGGTTCCTCGACCAGATCCTGCAGATCGTCGAGGAGCGGGATCGCCTCGCCGCGCTCGACGTCGACCGCATGACCCGCGCCGACTGGCGGCGCGCGAAGCGGTTCGGGTTCTCGGACACGCAGCTCGCGTACCTCTGGCACACGGACGCGGGCCGGGTCCGGGACGCCCGGCTCGATGCCGGTGTCGGCGTCACGTACAAGACGGTCGACACCTGTGCCGCCGAGTTCGCGGCGCGCACGCCCTATCACTACGGCACCTACGAGGACGAGGACGAGCTCGCGCCGCTCGACAAGCAGGCCGTCGTCATCCTCGGGAGCGGGCCGAACCGCATCGGGCAGGGCGTCGAGTTCGACTACTGCTGCGTGCACGCGGCGTTCGCGCTGCGTGACGCCGGGTTCGAGACCGTGATGGTCAACTGCAACCCGGAGACCGTGTCGACCGACTACGACACGAGCGATCGCCTGTTCTTCGAGCCGCTCACCGCGGAGGACGTGCGCGCGGTGTGCGAGTCCCTCGACCGCGCCGGCATGACCGGCGGCGGCTCCGTCGCCGGCGTCATCGTGAGCCTGGGTGGGCAGACGCCGCTCAAGCTCGCGCACGGCCTCGACGCCGCGGGCATCCGCGTCCTCGGTACGGCTGCGGACTCGATCGACCTCGCGGAGGACCGCGAGCGCTTCAACGCGCTCTGCGAGCATCTCGGGATCCCGCAACCGGACGGCGGCACCGCGACGTCGTCCGACGAGGCACGCGAGATCGCGACGCGCATCGGGTACCCGGTGCTGGTGCGCCCGAGCTACGTGCTCGGCGGTCGCGCGATGCAGATCGTCTACGACGACGACGGGCTCGACACGGCGATGGCCGAGCTGGGCGCGGCGGGGAGCCTCGGCCGTGAGGGCGGGCTGTCGGCGGAGCGCCCGGCGCTGATCGACCGGTTCCTCGAGGACGCGATCGAGGTCGACGTCGACGCGCTCCGTGACGCGACCGGCGACGTGGTGATCGGCGGGATCATGGAGCACATCGAGGAGGCCGGCGTGCACTCGGGCGACTCCGCGTGCGCGATCCCGCCGCCGACGCTGCCCCCCGCGGTGCTCAACACGATCGAGGAGCACACGCGGGCGCTCGCGGACGCGCTCGACGTGCGCGGTCTGCTCAACGTCCAGTACGCCGTGAAGGACGGCCGCGTCTACGTCATCGAGGCGAACCCGCGCGCGAGCCGGACGGTCCCGTTCGTCAGCAAGGCGACGGGCGTCCCGCTGGCCAAGGCCGCGGCGCGCGTCATGGCGGGCGCGACGCTCGCCGAGCTGCGCGACGACGGCGTGCTGCACCCGCCCGCGGGTGGCGGGCACATCGCGGTCAAGGAGGCGGTGCTGCCGTTCAACCGCTTCCCCCAGGTCGACACCGTGCTCGGTCCCGAGATGCGCAGCACCGGTGAGGTCATGGGCATCGACCGGTCGTTCGGGCTCGCGTTCGCGAAGAGCCAGGCGGGCGCCGGGAACCAGCTGCCCGACCGGGGGACCGTGTTCCTGTCCCTCGCCGACCGCGACAAGCCCGAGGGTCTGCGCGCGGCCCGGCGGTTCGCCGAGCTCGGGTTCTCGCTCGCCGCGACGGCGGGAACCGCGGCCGCGCTGCAGGGCGCCGGCATCCCGGTCGAGTCCGTCGTGGCGAAGGTCGGCGAACCGGTCGGCGTGGACGCCGTCGAGCTCATCTCGTCGGGCAAGGTCGACCTCGTCGTCAACACGCCGCGCGGTCGCACGCAGCGCGCCGACGGCGCGCACATCCGCCAAGCCGCGACCGTCCACCGCGTCGCGTACGTCACGACGGTCGCCGCCGCGCTCGCCGCCGCGGCCGGGATCGCGGAGGCGACGACGCAGGAGCCGACCGTCCGCGCGCTGCAGGAGTACCACGGCGACGGCCAGCTCCGTCTCGAGGTCTGA
- a CDS encoding dihydroorotate dehydrogenase, whose product MNARDVDMRVRIGPVELPNPIVAASGTFGHGDEVARVCDPSRLGAVTTKSLAPFPWAGNPAPRLHPASAGMLNSVGLQGPGVETWVSEELPALLARGARVIASIWGRTVDDFALAAKMLRPVHDDLVALEVNVSCPNVEDRSRMFAHSADATAAVTRAVVDAVDGLPVLAKLSPNATDVREIAAAAVGAGATGLTLVNTLLGLALDPVTRRPALGAGGGGLSGPAIKPVALRIVAEVARELPGVPIVGTGGVLTGADAVEMLVAGASAVGVGTASFHDPRAALRILDDLVDWCARHAIARVADLTATLEWPT is encoded by the coding sequence ATGAACGCTCGGGATGTCGACATGCGGGTGCGCATCGGGCCGGTCGAGCTGCCGAACCCGATCGTTGCCGCGTCGGGCACGTTCGGGCACGGCGACGAGGTCGCGCGCGTGTGTGACCCGTCGCGGCTCGGCGCCGTCACGACGAAGTCGCTCGCGCCGTTCCCGTGGGCGGGCAACCCGGCCCCGCGCCTCCACCCGGCGAGCGCGGGCATGCTCAACTCCGTCGGCCTCCAGGGCCCGGGCGTCGAGACGTGGGTGAGCGAGGAGCTGCCCGCGCTCCTGGCACGCGGCGCGCGCGTGATCGCGTCGATCTGGGGACGGACGGTCGACGACTTCGCGCTCGCCGCGAAGATGCTGCGACCCGTCCACGACGACCTCGTCGCGCTCGAGGTGAACGTCAGCTGCCCGAACGTCGAGGACCGGTCGCGGATGTTCGCGCATTCGGCGGACGCGACCGCCGCGGTGACCCGCGCCGTCGTGGACGCCGTGGACGGCCTCCCCGTGCTCGCCAAGCTGTCGCCCAACGCGACCGACGTGCGCGAGATCGCCGCCGCGGCGGTCGGCGCCGGCGCGACGGGGCTCACCCTCGTCAACACGCTGCTCGGCCTCGCGCTCGACCCGGTCACGCGGCGGCCCGCGCTCGGTGCCGGCGGCGGGGGACTGTCCGGGCCGGCGATCAAGCCGGTCGCGCTGCGGATCGTGGCCGAGGTCGCCCGGGAGCTGCCCGGCGTGCCGATCGTGGGGACGGGCGGCGTGCTGACCGGGGCCGACGCGGTCGAGATGCTCGTCGCGGGCGCGTCCGCGGTCGGCGTCGGCACCGCCTCGTTCCACGACCCCCGCGCCGCGCTGCGCATCCTCGACGACCTGGTCGACTGGTGCGCCCGCCACGCCATCGCCCGGGTCGCCGACCTGACCGCCACGCTGGAATGGCCGACGTGA
- the pyrF gene encoding orotidine-5'-phosphate decarboxylase translates to MTVPEPVAPPEIRDRLAVALDVDDLDDAVDLARRVAPWMGIAKVGLELYTVAGPVAFARMHDLGLRVFADLKLHDIPTTVERASRAAARHGVEFLNLHAAGGVAMLRAGVEGARDGARDHAPLVLAVTVLTSDADTSAFTPRLDATIDAGCDGVVCSAHEVRLVKERDPSLRAMVPGVRPAGTARDDQARVATPADVVAVGGDWMVLGRAVTRAASPERAAADVVASLHDTLKTPSHLR, encoded by the coding sequence ATGACCGTGCCCGAGCCCGTCGCCCCGCCCGAGATCCGCGACCGTCTCGCGGTCGCGCTCGACGTCGACGACCTCGATGACGCGGTCGACCTCGCGCGCCGCGTCGCACCCTGGATGGGCATCGCGAAGGTCGGCCTCGAGCTCTACACGGTGGCGGGACCGGTCGCGTTCGCGCGCATGCACGACCTCGGCCTGCGCGTCTTCGCGGACCTCAAGCTCCACGACATCCCGACCACCGTCGAGCGCGCCTCACGCGCCGCCGCGCGTCACGGCGTCGAGTTCCTCAATCTGCACGCGGCTGGTGGTGTCGCGATGCTGCGCGCGGGTGTCGAAGGCGCGCGTGACGGCGCGCGCGATCACGCGCCGCTCGTCCTCGCGGTGACGGTGTTGACGAGTGACGCCGACACGAGCGCGTTCACACCGCGACTCGACGCGACGATCGACGCGGGATGTGACGGCGTGGTGTGCTCCGCGCACGAGGTGCGCCTCGTGAAGGAGCGCGACCCGTCGCTGCGCGCGATGGTCCCCGGTGTGCGACCGGCGGGCACGGCGCGCGACGATCAGGCGCGCGTCGCGACGCCTGCAGACGTTGTCGCCGTCGGTGGTGACTGGATGGTGTTGGGACGCGCGGTGACGCGCGCAGCGAGTCCCGAACGCGCCGCGGCGGACGTCGTCGCGTCGTTGCACGACACTCTGAAAACACCGTCTCACCTGCGCTGA
- the mihF gene encoding integration host factor, actinobacterial type encodes MPLPPSLTPEQRQAALDKAAEARRVRAEVKKKLKDRALSLKELFDVSDTDDTVAKLKVVSVLESLPGVGKVRARKIMEELDISESRRLRGLGANQRTSLLEHFG; translated from the coding sequence ATGCCCCTTCCCCCGTCACTCACACCCGAGCAGCGTCAGGCTGCGCTCGACAAGGCCGCTGAGGCACGGCGTGTGCGTGCAGAGGTGAAGAAGAAGCTGAAGGACCGCGCGTTGTCGTTGAAGGAGCTCTTCGACGTGAGCGACACCGACGACACTGTCGCGAAGCTGAAGGTCGTGAGCGTGCTCGAGTCGTTGCCCGGTGTTGGCAAGGTGCGCGCGCGCAAGATCATGGAAGAGCTCGACATCAGCGAGAGCCGTCGACTGCGCGGCCTCGGCGCGAACCAGCGCACGTCGCTGCTCGAGCACTTCGGTTAG
- the gmk gene encoding guanylate kinase, whose protein sequence is MRGRLVVIAGPSGAGKGTIVRRLLETHPELTYSVSMTTRAPRPGEVDGRDYFFVSRDRFEKLRDAGGFLEWFAVYGDLKGTPREPVERNLDAGRDVLLEVDVQGAMAVKERFPEALLVFVKPPSRDVQRERFLARHRDDPNFDPGDLERRLAQADAEEALAGRFDALVVNDDLDRAVGEVAAILTDRRRAADQA, encoded by the coding sequence GTGCGCGGCCGGCTCGTCGTCATCGCGGGTCCCTCCGGGGCGGGGAAGGGGACCATCGTCCGGCGGTTGCTCGAGACGCATCCCGAGCTGACGTACTCGGTGTCGATGACGACGCGCGCGCCGCGTCCCGGTGAGGTCGACGGGCGCGACTACTTCTTCGTGTCGCGCGACCGGTTCGAGAAGCTCCGCGACGCGGGCGGCTTCCTCGAGTGGTTCGCGGTGTACGGCGACCTGAAGGGCACGCCGCGCGAGCCCGTGGAGCGCAACCTCGACGCCGGCCGCGACGTCCTGCTCGAGGTCGACGTGCAGGGGGCGATGGCGGTCAAGGAGCGGTTCCCCGAGGCACTCCTCGTCTTCGTGAAGCCGCCCTCCCGAGACGTGCAGCGGGAGCGGTTCCTCGCCCGTCACCGCGACGACCCCAACTTCGACCCCGGCGACCTCGAGCGGCGCCTCGCGCAGGCGGACGCCGAGGAGGCCTTGGCCGGCCGCTTCGACGCCCTCGTCGTCAACGACGACCTCGATCGGGCGGTCGGGGAGGTCGCTGCTATCCTGACCGACCGCCGTCGTGCCGCCGACCAGGCCTGA
- the rpoZ gene encoding DNA-directed RNA polymerase subunit omega yields MDDRRITLMEPRMEELLDKVDSKFTLVTLAAKRAREINDYYNQLGEGLGKIVPPQVTSVSRKPLSIALEEIEVDKIKFERPDPDEEAVDGEEPAE; encoded by the coding sequence ATGGACGACCGCCGCATCACGTTGATGGAGCCCCGCATGGAGGAGCTCCTCGACAAGGTGGACTCGAAGTTCACGCTCGTGACGCTGGCCGCGAAGCGGGCCCGGGAGATCAACGACTACTACAATCAGCTCGGCGAGGGGCTCGGCAAGATCGTCCCACCCCAGGTCACGTCTGTGTCGCGCAAGCCGCTGTCGATCGCGCTCGAGGAGATCGAGGTCGACAAGATCAAGTTCGAGCGTCCCGACCCCGACGAAGAGGCCGTCGACGGCGAGGAGCCGGCCGAGTAG
- the coaBC gene encoding bifunctional phosphopantothenoylcysteine decarboxylase/phosphopantothenate--cysteine ligase CoaBC yields MDARDADAVLRGRRIVLGVTGGIAAYKAVEVCRRLVDAGAHVAAVLTSDATRFVGAVTFSALASEPARTSLFDGPDPIPHTRLGQSADLVVVAPATAKLLGRYAAGISDDLLSATLLATRAPVLLAPAMHTEMWEHPAVQDNVATLRRRGVHVVDPDEGRLAGGDVGAGRLADPERIVAAAAEVLLAANRSAIRREGGADQGRDLAGVRVLVTAGGTREPIDPVRYVGNRSSGKMGHALAEVAWRRGAATTLVTTQSRPVADGVDVVRVETAEEMAAAVLERYADVDVVVMAAAVADFRPKAVAAEKLKKRDGLPEVVLEPTPDILAALGERKTGQVLVGFAAETERVREHAADKLRAKRVDLMVANDVSAADAGFEVDTNRALLLDPSGAVEELPLLTKLDLARVIFDRVHRLLGDRSRQQDRGA; encoded by the coding sequence ATGGACGCTCGCGACGCCGATGCGGTGCTGCGGGGACGGCGGATCGTCCTCGGCGTGACCGGCGGCATCGCCGCGTACAAGGCGGTCGAGGTGTGCCGCCGGCTCGTCGACGCCGGGGCGCACGTGGCCGCCGTGCTCACGTCGGACGCCACGCGATTCGTGGGCGCCGTGACGTTCTCCGCGCTCGCGTCGGAGCCCGCGCGCACGTCGCTGTTCGACGGACCCGACCCGATCCCGCACACCCGGCTCGGCCAGAGCGCCGACCTGGTCGTCGTCGCGCCCGCGACGGCCAAGCTGCTCGGCAGGTACGCGGCCGGCATCTCCGACGACCTGTTGAGCGCGACGCTGCTCGCGACGCGCGCGCCCGTCCTGCTCGCCCCCGCGATGCACACCGAGATGTGGGAGCACCCGGCGGTGCAGGACAACGTGGCGACGCTTCGCCGCCGCGGGGTGCACGTGGTCGATCCAGACGAGGGCCGGCTCGCCGGTGGTGACGTCGGCGCGGGCCGGCTCGCCGATCCCGAACGGATCGTCGCGGCCGCCGCGGAGGTGCTGCTCGCGGCGAATCGCTCGGCGATTCGCCGCGAAGGGGGCGCTGACCAGGGCCGGGACCTCGCCGGCGTGCGGGTGCTCGTCACCGCGGGCGGCACCCGCGAGCCGATCGACCCGGTCCGTTACGTCGGGAACCGGTCGTCCGGGAAGATGGGGCACGCGCTCGCGGAGGTGGCGTGGCGGCGCGGCGCCGCGACGACGCTCGTCACGACGCAGTCCCGCCCGGTCGCCGACGGCGTCGACGTCGTCCGCGTCGAGACCGCCGAGGAGATGGCCGCCGCGGTGCTCGAGCGCTACGCCGACGTCGACGTGGTCGTGATGGCCGCCGCCGTCGCGGACTTCCGCCCGAAGGCCGTGGCGGCGGAGAAGCTGAAGAAGCGCGACGGCCTCCCCGAGGTCGTCCTCGAGCCGACGCCCGACATCCTCGCCGCGCTCGGGGAGCGCAAGACCGGCCAGGTGCTCGTCGGCTTCGCGGCCGAGACCGAGCGCGTGCGCGAGCACGCGGCCGACAAGCTCCGCGCGAAGCGCGTCGATCTCATGGTCGCCAACGACGTCAGCGCGGCCGACGCCGGGTTCGAGGTGGACACGAACCGCGCGCTGCTCCTCGACCCGAGCGGGGCGGTGGAGGAGCTGCCGCTGCTCACGAAACTCGACCTCGCGAGGGTCATCTTCGATAGGGTGCACCGCCTGCTCGGCGACCGGTCGCGCCAGCAAGACCGCGGCGCGTGA